One window of Nicotiana tomentosiformis chromosome 11, ASM39032v3, whole genome shotgun sequence genomic DNA carries:
- the LOC138900793 gene encoding uncharacterized protein, producing the protein MLLQITYQDKATQTEPDNTIENLLLAMTTLCKKVESIEEETQIIKKTASGQQHDLKNAEIRRSEVSKIPELEGDVEKHLKTHNSLLNAVAGSSTASSLSAKKKEEIKPRYTNTNMNNLFSKPFIQKNIQNTQKEIFLPPQINTYKESLNQAKKTYNHITRTYIDNIYKIQNFLNKNPRSQTTQNPDEDYITHYLTGYNKLIALPNTNAKLVATCYNYGLLDTVYTQTGQEIATIPEVYRAFMQYKRITKGTLFYIRFYSATAEILYEEIKPIIQVIKIGLTREMLVPEKIEEQEEIEKINIPDFYANKRIIGISTILNELANNYLNQNAIWSYYSREQTMIYSNCREIREPDMEELRQWVLSLLKPEQSTTTRAIRTNFISPELLTRYCKLISHKYPDHICSKCKGEDNIVPDVQLE; encoded by the coding sequence atgttgttgcagattacttatcaagacaaagctacccaaactgAACCAGATAATACAATAGAAAATCTACTCTTAGCTATGACTACACTTTGTAAAAAAGTGGAAAGCATAGAAGAAGAGACACAGATAATAAAGAAAACAGCTAGTGGTCAGCAGCATGACTTGaaaaatgcggagataagacgatcggaagtctctaaaattccagagctagaaggtgacgttgagaaacacctaaaaactcataacagtttgttaaatgcagttgcaggaagcagcacagctagcagtttatctgcaaagaaaaaggaagaaattaaacctagatatacaaatacaaatatgaacaatctattttcaaaaccattcatacagaaaaatatccaaaatacccagaaagaaatattcctaccaccacagataaacacctacaaagaaagcctaaaccaagccaaaaagacatacaaccatataacccgtacatatatagacaacatatataaaatacaaaacttcctaaacaaaaatccaagatcccaaactacccaaaatccagatgaagattatattactcattatctaacaggatataataaactaatagcattaccaaatacaaatgcaaaactagtaGCCACTTGCTACAATTACGGATTACTAGATACAGTATATACACAGACAGGACAAGAAATAGCTACCATACCAGAAGTATACAGAGCATTTATGCAGTACAAAAGAATAACCAAAGGAACACTATTCTATATACGATTCTATTCAGCTACAGCAGAGATACTATATGAAGAAATAAAACCcatcatacaagttatcaagatcggacttacaagAGAAATGCTAGTACcggaaaaaatagaagaacaagaagaaatagaaaaaataaatattccagacttttatgcaaataaaaggattatcggaatatccactatactaaatgaactagcaaataactacctaaaccagaatgctatttggagttattattcaagagaacagacaatgatatattcaaactgcagagaaatacgagaaccagatatggaagaattaagacaatgggtcttaagtcttttgaagccagaacaatctacaaccacaagagctataaggacaaattttatttctccagaattattaacaagatattgcaagttaatcagtcacaaatatccagatcacatatgctcaaaatgcaaaggagaagataatattgttccagacgtacaattggaataa